From the genome of Chloroflexota bacterium:
CTGCTTCGCTCCAACCTTCGGCAATCAAATCAATGATAAACTCGACGGCTAACCGCGTCCCTGTGACGACCGGCTTGCCGACCAGAATTTTAGGGTCAACCATGATTCGTTCTTCCCATTCCATGATGCCTCCTTTCGGATACGGCGACGATTATAACACGCGCCCGCGTTAGCGTCAATCAAATTTCGCCTTGCAAACATCGCGATTCCCGGTATAATCATCGCTCGATGAAACCAAAAGATTTTTCGCACGTCAAACATTTTCCCGGTACGATGAGC
Proteins encoded in this window:
- a CDS encoding DUF433 domain-containing protein, which translates into the protein MEWEERIMVDPKILVGKPVVTGTRLAVEFIIDLIAEGWSEAEILRNYPGLTHEDIQACLRYAGQVLKSEKVYAVAFS